From the genome of Scyliorhinus canicula chromosome 27, sScyCan1.1, whole genome shotgun sequence:
gctgtaagcatacgtgtgacactaataaagatttctgATTGttataaagtgccccttaatagggaaaaaaattgggtactctcaagttatttaaaaaaacaaacaaaggctGAGAGGCCTGGAGCATCATGGAGGTCTGAAAAATTgggggctggatcctccgatttggagactatgtccccacgctggcgtgggaacggtgggaaaactggcgcaacacggccaccgattccccattttgctgggggctaacagggtggcagcgtagagcacccagcccttgctgccgatatggcctggagaattggcaggcccgtagctgcacatgcgcacggcagtggcctgcagcgctgcgctgtgcttcatggcagatgcCGTTCGCGGACctggcccgcgaaatagtcccccttCGGCTGGCTTGCGTCCCCCCGGACTGCCCCACCACAGTCCCCCTAGACCCGAATAATgtcccacccgcggatcggccctcccccgactgtggcggctctggactgagaccacacgcgacccaaGCCGTCAGGAACTTGGACGGACAGGGGTGGAGTGTCGGGGGGTGAGCTTCAGGCAATGGCTTGACGCCGTGGATACGTGGCGCGGCGTAACCGCAGATGGGACGGTGCATCGCAGaagcggcgctgcccccgattctgtggggaatttggattctccggcctgtcgcCGAACGCACTTTCGGTATccgtgaccggagaatccagaccctggtTTCAGCCCGTTAATCAAGTTCTACTGGATGttcatgacccatttgcatccacccGCCAGCACAGTGCGTGTAGCTCACTGCCACTACGGACGGGGACTGGAACATCGCGCGCTGATCTCGCTCTTAGACCAGTGCTCGATTCTCCGCTGGATCAGGAATCCCGCTACTGGTGGcgggtgacggagaatccagcccatggaattgttgggctgaatgctctgggcgggattctctgagcctccttGCCAAAATTGTGGTCGGCGCGGGTAGAGGGCCATTAACAGAGgcccccgcagtgattctccgatgacaactggccgagttcccgacggcgttgatCTAACTacattttgcctgtcgggaacaaCCAGTGGCGTCTGCGGAGTCAGTCCGCGGCCTccctggtggaggtgggggggatccaccaccggcggggggtggggcctcatggacggccaggctAGCTATCGGGGGGCCACCAATCCGCAGGGGCCGGTCCGCAGTGTGAGTCCGCTATGTCGCACAGGGTGACCACCAAAGGCCACCGCCGTGCatatgcgcggactcccgaccagaagtgcagggccccgtatcagcaacCATAGCTGCGAGGAGCGCTCCggggccgtgctagcccccttcaggtaggagagtCACTCTGCACTTTCTTCAGTAAAGTCCTGAGTGAAAGAACCGCGTTTTGACACTGGAgtcgggacatagccccattattggcgaATCCCGTCCTGTGTTTctgagttgaaatttctgctaAATCCACAAATTGTTTTTGAAGGTTCTTCTGCTTTCTAAATCGGCGTGTTGTTAAATTGTCTTTCTGCTCGCTCTGTACCAGGGCTTTCCTGATACaatgatttattttgttttcctcTCGTAGCAATTTGGATCCCTGCTCAGAGAGCAGAATCGATAAACTACAGAACCGTTGTTTTCTGCGCCAATCCAGGTTTTCGGGACGAGCCACACCTTGACTATGGTTGTGTCTGTGGCCACAGAGGAAATGGAAACCAGCCACTGGATGACTTTGACAGGTAAAATGAGACGATACTTGTGTAAAAAACTCTTTCCATGAAGCCAAGTTGTGGGTGTTTGCGCTGGCTGAGAATCAGCAAGGTTTGCTCTTGTACAAAGCAGAGAGAAGACATTCCGTAGACAGGCAGAACCTGCTTCTCTATAGTCCTTATCACTGACTCCAGGGAGAatgcaatttgtacacagcaagatcccacaatagCAGTGATATACTGaccaggcatgatgtggagatgccggcgttggactgtggtgggcacagtaagaagtcttacaacaccaggtttaagtccagcaggtttgtttcgaatcactagctttcggagcgcagctctgaAGAAAACTTCTTAATATTGACCAGGTTGGATTGGTGGGAggttgggatcgttgttattgttatgtggattgacatatctgttgctgattattgtttattgttggtgggtgtaaattcgggagaaaatgtgaaaaaggaggagaataaagctatttttaaaaatatatatatattgaccAGGTTTATCTATTTAACTgatgttagttgagggataaatgaacCTTGTGCTGTTTGTCACTGATATCCTGGGTTCCAGCGTCATTTATTCAGTAATTTATTGAGTGATTGTGGTTAATTtattggggttattgggataacgAATTGCGACTCCTTGGGACAATTTATAGGAATTACTGGTGGTAATTTATCggggttactgggggtaatttatagggtttactgggggtaatttataggagttgcTGGGGGTattttataggagttactgggttaatttataggggttactggggtaatttacaTGAGTAACTGGGGGTAATTTCTAGGGTTTACGGGGTTAATTTCTAGGAGTTGCTGGGGTAATTTGTAGGAGTTACTGTGGGTAATTTATgggggttactgggggtaatttataggagttactgggggtaatttataggagttactggggtaatttataggagttactggggataatttataggagttactgggggtaatttatcgGAGTTgctgggggtaatttataggagttactgaggTTAATTTATAGGAGTTGCTGGGGGtcatttataggagttactgtgggtaatttataggggttactggtggtaatttataggggttacagggggtaatttataggggttactgggggtaatttataggggttactgggggtaatttacaggagttactgggggtatTTTGTAGGacttactgggggtaatttataggagctACTGGGGTAATTTACAAGGGTTACTGGGGGAAATTTAGAGTGGTTACTGGGGAAATTTACGGGAGTTACAGAGGATAATTTATAGGAATTACCTAGGgaaatttataggagttactggggtaaattattggagttactgggggtaatttttGGAGTTACTGGGTGTACCTTTTGGAGTTATGGGGTTAATTTATCAGGATTTCTGGGTCAATTCATGAGGTTTATGGGGGTTAATTTATAGGGTGCACTGTGATTATTTTACAAATGTTACTGGGGATAAGTTATAGGGGTGCCCTAACTTTCCAAACCAATTGGAAAGTGAACAGACGCTACGGGCTGGATTGTACGACTCTGCGATccatctggtcttatgaccagacAGTAGCGCCACCCCCGCTCCGATCCTccacctggtggggggctagcagccacgtcgCATAAAGCTCCCAGCTTTAGATGCAGGTACGGCCACAGAATGGCCATacagcatggcgccggccgcgtgcagacccggcctgccaaaaacttccCCCCTAtaaccctcctcaccaccccttgaccaacccccaccagtctacccagcccccgctgaagccctTCCTGTCAGCAGAACGGCTTCCCACCGCTCCACCTCCAACTGTGGCGGTgctagacacagtccgcagctgcctggggaaagcgggcaacataatcaaagacccctcccaccggcttactcactcttccaacgtctttcatcgggcaggagatacagaagtctgagagcacgcacgaacagactcaaaaacagcttctttcccgctgttaccagactcctaaatgacccacttatggactgacttcattaactctgcatccctgtatgcttcacccgatgccggtgttatctagttacattgtgtaccttgttttgccctattatgtattttcttttatttccttttcagttcatgtatttaatgatctgttgagctgctcgcagaaaaatacttttcactgcacctcagtacacgtgacaataaacagaatccaaatccaaaaatggattctctggccgatcactGAACGCAATTTTGGTAATCGGAAAACCAAGCCCTTTGTCATCTGATTGGGTGGTTTATCAGAAACAGCTTTTTCCTCCCACCACCAGCTTATCGCCAATGAACAAATGCTTTGAAACAAAATAGGAGAACACCATGTTGTTAAAGTGTAGCAATGACCTTATCCCTTCAGTTATGTGAAATGAGTTCCCGGAGGATTAATCTTTAGTTCCTGAAAACTCCAGAACCATTCTTCAGAGTTGGGAACCCAATCTGAGGCTTGTTTGGAATCATTAAGCACCTGACTGAGTTTCAGTCTCTCCGTGAAAACCTACATCTGAAATGATATCTCCTGTTTGTCACCCCACTCAGATGCTGTAAAGCGCACGAAGGCTGTTATGACGAAGGCAAAAAAATGGGCTGTACCCTCGAGGAATCATGGTATAGTTCAGAGTGTGATAATGGATTTCCCAGGTGTGGTAAGAAAACATCAAACAAATTTAATGTTGACCTCGGGAAGTTGCACTGACTCCCTGTCCTCTCCCTTCCCTCAATAGTTCAACATCAGTAAAGTACAACAACAACCTATATTTATGTGGTACCTTCAGAGTAATGAAACATTCAAAGTGACTGACCAAAAGCTTTTGTTAAAGATGCTTTAAGGAATGTCTCAATAGAGAAGcaaaggtggagggagggaatttcGGAGCTTGGGGCCCAGACACCTGAAGAcacggccaccaatggtgaaccgattaaaattgggaatgttcAAGAGCCCAGGAccagaattctccgtttgggagattatgggctggattctctgcggcATCAGGAACTGAGCTACTGGCACAGGCGGCACAGAATCCAGTGTTCAGCGGAAAACAGAATCGGCACCGGCTCTCGAGGGATAATGCAAACGAGTCATTAAggtccatttgcatcctattaccGGGCTgggcaccatgggcgggattctacggtCACCAACGCTGAAATCACATTCGGAAACCgaacggagaatccccgtttgcaccgaaatcgggggtggtgccGCTTTTGCGTTTCTCCGCCCCTCAAAAGTGGTGTATTCAGGGAATACGCCACACGCCGTAGGGATGGTCTCAGGACGTCATTGAGTCCCACCTCCgatgcttcaccccccccccctcccaatggcCGCGGAACACTTACAGTATTTTTTTTCGTGGACCCCGCGTGGCAGCTTGCGGACTGTGTCCATTGCTGGCACAATctcggggggggatgggatgggggggagccgtgctgctggccgggggaactttgccgagggctggggggactggttacaggggggcacaatctggcagCTCAGTTCCGcgcgccattctccggccatgtcCACAGGTAAagctgcatggctgctagcccccaccgggcAGAGGAACAGTGCAGCTATTACACCATTAtttctggcgtaaaatgccactgttcccacgctgccGTCAGCTCTTAGTCtgtaaatcggagaatccagccccatattctcctggtcacgctgattctccagtcctctgagctGGGAATCACGTGGACAGGAATTGGTGCAGGTCCTGACCGCTCAGGGAGATGCCCCCAAAGTCTATTGCAGGTCCACTCTTCCCACctgcaatgcaagacctgccaaCCCAGCCACCTTGCTGGCCACCGACCCAGGTCCCTGGGTGGACATAGAGACAGAGggctctggacaccctcataccccagctatatcaacaaggggatgggcgtggccaagttcAATCAGGTAGCCAACAGGTGTTGACACTCTTCAGAAGCGCTGCTGCACTGTAGCGGAAGAAGGTGATCATCCaagctcaccccaaccaaaggacacctgcaccgtGGCTTTTGGAGCCCTCCTGGGGTCTCTGCCCGGGCAGAGACCTCACCAGGGTCCCCCATCCCTCAACATGGATGTGGCTCTCAAGCCTCTGTGCATCCACAACGGCAGCTGTGGCCACGTAGAGAGTGAGCAATGCTGGCTGTACtccaaaattcattctctgcaggggggaAAAGAGAAGTCAGCAAGATTAGTATTCCATCCAAAGCGAACAGGTCACATGGTCACCCTGAGTTGTACTTCAGCGCCATCCTCAACATGttccctcccaaccccacctctCACCCCTCGATATGTTGTCATCCGCACTGCACCCCTATCCtcatcagtgagtggcaccgggcctgtgatgtgggAGCCTCTATCCTGATCTCccatccctgtcaacaggggGACCAGTGGCTGCTGCCAACCGTGTCAGGCTCTGTAgcccctgtcctgtttcccccAGTGGGTTTCCTCACAGGTTGGGCCGTGGTTATCCCGCCAGCAGGTGGAAACTGGTTTTACGTTGAAGAAGGTTGCCGTGTGTCACCAATCACCTCCATGcctgtgtgtgggcaggtcctagaGATGgaggtgagtgagggaaaagagTGTCTGCTGGAAGATTAGCTGCAGTGGGATGTGGGTCCTGGATGTGACACGTAACTGATGACACCCTGACCAGCGGCAAGGTGAAGGGGAGAAGGGGCGCAGTGGACATCGGGGCTTGGAGACGGTTGGTGGTCCTGAGGCGGGTGGGCTAGCTGATGgtatcactggtgaggcctctgccctgagaggggcagtgtgccagggagggtgcccgCAGCCACGGTGCATGTGCCCTTTGTTtgtggtgagctctgctattcctcggcttcctctgcagtggggctggGATTCTGATGAGTGAaccgaggagtggcagcacctggtggacACTGATTGAACTTGGCCACGCcaatcccgttgatgggtcagctgaggTCAGAGGGTATCCAGAGGGGCAGCCAGGGTggttcccagatgaccagaggctctctgaacatttacaggacgcaGTGAGCAGATATTCATCGACTTGTGGCACTGGTTCTGGCCCTTctagtgaggctggcagcactgaccacctctgccccCTCTTCCCATGCGCTGTTGAGTAGGTCGGGCCCGAGTCCCTGCCCCACCCTGGGGAAACATACATAGCAAATAGAAGTaggagaggccattcggccctttgagcttgctctaTCACTGAttctgaccatggctgatcatcaagttcaataccctgatcatgGTGGCCATATTGCAGCAGTTTCTCTGGCctgaaacgccactgttcccacgccggcatggggacatagccccagaatcggagaatccagccccctgtatctgtgaaggccaacataccatttgtctgttattaaactccatccctctagcaatgaaggacagcattccatttgccttcttaattacctgctgcacctgtaaaccaaccttttgtgattcatgcaccaggacacccaggtccctctgcacagcagcatgctgtaattaaataatagtccattttgctgttattcctaccaaaatggatgatctcacatttaccaatattgaactctatctgccagacccttgcccactcacttaaactatctatatcgttctgcagactttcagtgtcctctgcatacTTTGCTCTACACTGATCTAAGTGTCATCTGCGACCTTTGACACATTAAACTTggaccccaactccaaatcatctttgtaaattgtaaacaattacgATGCCAACAGTGATCCCGAGCCACTGATCGGAGACCAGAAAAACTcctatttatcccaactctttgctttctgttagttacctaatcctctatccatgccaatgcaTTACCAGTAACACCGTgcgtctttatcttatgcagcagccctttgtgtggcaccttgttgaatgccgtctggaaatccagatacaccatatCCACCGATACCCCATTGTCCACTGcactcgtaatgtcctcaaagaattccagtaaattagttaaacgtgacctgcctttcatgaacccatgctgcatctgcccaatgggacaatttctatccatatgtctcgctatttcttccttgatgatagattccagcattttgcccactacagaagttaagctaaccggcctaCAGTTACTTGCCTTTtagggtttagctcactgggctaaatcgctggctttgaaagcagaccaagcaggccggcagcacggttcgattcccgtaccagcctccctggacaggcgccggaatgtggcgactaggggcttttcacagtaacttcattgaagcctactcgtgacactaagcgattttcatccatctacttttttaaatagtggcatcacatttgc
Proteins encoded in this window:
- the LOC119957997 gene encoding basic phospholipase A2 homolog 1-like → MRQTSITRMKQEVMESAKLTAILVVLFAIWIPAQRAESINYRTVVFCANPGFRDEPHLDYGCVCGHRGNGNQPLDDFDRCCKAHEGCYDEGKKMGCTLEESWYSSECDNGFPRCGRLFVPYVKPECSTKACLCDVQAALCFKEKSHTFNREFVHYDQSLCKTVP